In the Hordeum vulgare subsp. vulgare chromosome 7H, MorexV3_pseudomolecules_assembly, whole genome shotgun sequence genome, one interval contains:
- the LOC123411146 gene encoding transcription factor BIM2-like isoform X3, translated as MQNRVQPHPAGASSSASSGGDGSGSGFCLSDIMEIDAGSGGDHKAPGSPRSKHSATEQRRRCKINERFQILRDLVPQSDQKRDKATFLLEVIEYVKFLQEKVQKHEACAGGDWSQENTKLMPWVIHISLASPIPYRSVPAICYAMPVQIYAAKNIKKKKLVPWIIHISLASPIHYSSNRVPGDLMPGVAPTTKNCSAGNFLDNSIPTMPEMLQNAETVLEPANSNADITESKYQSEWQQLTCPADCLVDSEMSNEKEDLTIDEGTITVSSVYSQNLFTSLTNAMENLGIDLSQASVTVHVNLGRRAVSRRSNNISSAKKDTPAAN; from the exons ATGCAGAACCGAGTACAACCCCATCCTGCCGGAGCCTCGTCCTCTGCCTCCAGCGGCGGAGACGGCTCTGGTTCAGGCTTCTGCCTCAGCGATATAA TGGAAATCGACGCTGGCAGCGGAGGAGACCACAAAGCACCGGGCTCCCCGAGGTCCAAGCATTCTGCTACCGAGCAGAGGCGTCGCTGCAAAATCAATGAGAG ATTTCAGATACTTCGGGATCTTGTACCACAAAGCGACCAGAAGAGAGATAAGGCCACATTCCTTTTGGag GTGATCGAATACGTCAAATTCTTACAAGAAAAGGTACAAAAGCATGAAGCATGTGCTGGTGGAGATTGGAGCCAGGAAAATACAAAATTGATGCCTTGGGTAATCCACATTTCACTGGCCTCCCCTATTCCCTACAGAAGTGTGCCCGCTATTTGCTATGCCATGCCAGTTCAAATTTATGCGGCAAAGAATATTAAGAAAAAAAAATTGGTACCTTGGATAATCCACATATCACTGGCCTCCCCTATTCATTAC AGTAGCAACCGAGTACCAGGTGATCTCATGCCAGGTGTAGCACCCACAACCAAAAATTGCTCTGCTGGGAATTTTCTGGATAACAGCATCCCCACCATGCCAGAAATGCTGCAAAATGCTGAAACGGTACTAGAACCAGCCAACTCAAATGCAG ATATTACAGAATCAAAGTACCAGTCTGAGTGGCAACAACTTACATGTCCAGCAGATTGCCTTGTGGACAGTGAAATGAGCAACGAAAAAGAAGATCTGACTATAGATGAGGGTACCATAACAGTTTCCAGCGTTTACTCCCAAAA CCTATTTACGTCTTTGACTAATGCAATGGAAAATTTGGGCATCGATTTATCACAAGCCAGCGTCACCGTGCATGTAAATCTGGGCAGAAGAGCAGTTTCCAGAAGGTCTAATAATATATCCAGTGCAAAG AAAGACACGCCAGCCGCAAACTAA
- the LOC123411146 gene encoding transcription factor BIM2-like isoform X5: MQNRVQPHPAGASSSASSGGDGSGSGFCLSDIMEIDAGSGGDHKAPGSPRSKHSATEQRRRCKINERFQILRDLVPQSDQKRDKATFLLEVIEYVKFLQEKVQKHEACAGGDWSQENTKLMPWSSNRVPGDLMPGVAPTTKNCSAGNFLDNSIPTMPEMLQNAETVLEPANSNADITESKYQSEWQQLTCPADCLVDSEMSNEKEDLTIDEGTITVSSVYSQNLFTSLTNAMENLGIDLSQASVTVHVNLGRRAVSRRSNNISSAKEQKDTPAAN; this comes from the exons ATGCAGAACCGAGTACAACCCCATCCTGCCGGAGCCTCGTCCTCTGCCTCCAGCGGCGGAGACGGCTCTGGTTCAGGCTTCTGCCTCAGCGATATAA TGGAAATCGACGCTGGCAGCGGAGGAGACCACAAAGCACCGGGCTCCCCGAGGTCCAAGCATTCTGCTACCGAGCAGAGGCGTCGCTGCAAAATCAATGAGAG ATTTCAGATACTTCGGGATCTTGTACCACAAAGCGACCAGAAGAGAGATAAGGCCACATTCCTTTTGGag GTGATCGAATACGTCAAATTCTTACAAGAAAAGGTACAAAAGCATGAAGCATGTGCTGGTGGAGATTGGAGCCAGGAAAATACAAAATTGATGCCTTGG AGTAGCAACCGAGTACCAGGTGATCTCATGCCAGGTGTAGCACCCACAACCAAAAATTGCTCTGCTGGGAATTTTCTGGATAACAGCATCCCCACCATGCCAGAAATGCTGCAAAATGCTGAAACGGTACTAGAACCAGCCAACTCAAATGCAG ATATTACAGAATCAAAGTACCAGTCTGAGTGGCAACAACTTACATGTCCAGCAGATTGCCTTGTGGACAGTGAAATGAGCAACGAAAAAGAAGATCTGACTATAGATGAGGGTACCATAACAGTTTCCAGCGTTTACTCCCAAAA CCTATTTACGTCTTTGACTAATGCAATGGAAAATTTGGGCATCGATTTATCACAAGCCAGCGTCACCGTGCATGTAAATCTGGGCAGAAGAGCAGTTTCCAGAAGGTCTAATAATATATCCAGTGCAAAG GAGCAGAAAGACACGCCAGCCGCAAACTAA
- the LOC123411146 gene encoding transcription factor BIM2-like isoform X4: MQNRVQPHPAGASSSASSGGDGSGSGFCLSDIMEIDAGSGGDHKAPGSPRSKHSATEQRRRCKINERFQILRDLVPQSDQKRDKATFLLEVIEYVKFLQEKVQKHEACAGGDWSQENTKLMPWVIHISLASPIPYRSVPAICYAMPVQIYAAKNIKKKKLVPWIIHISLASPIHYSSNRVPGDLMPGVAPTTKNCSAGNFLDNSIPTMPEMLQNAETVLEPANSNADITESKYQSEWQQLTCPADCLVDSEMSNEKEDLTIDEGTITVSSVYSQNLFTSLTNAMENLGIDLSQASVTVHVNLGRRAVSRRSNNISSAK; encoded by the exons ATGCAGAACCGAGTACAACCCCATCCTGCCGGAGCCTCGTCCTCTGCCTCCAGCGGCGGAGACGGCTCTGGTTCAGGCTTCTGCCTCAGCGATATAA TGGAAATCGACGCTGGCAGCGGAGGAGACCACAAAGCACCGGGCTCCCCGAGGTCCAAGCATTCTGCTACCGAGCAGAGGCGTCGCTGCAAAATCAATGAGAG ATTTCAGATACTTCGGGATCTTGTACCACAAAGCGACCAGAAGAGAGATAAGGCCACATTCCTTTTGGag GTGATCGAATACGTCAAATTCTTACAAGAAAAGGTACAAAAGCATGAAGCATGTGCTGGTGGAGATTGGAGCCAGGAAAATACAAAATTGATGCCTTGGGTAATCCACATTTCACTGGCCTCCCCTATTCCCTACAGAAGTGTGCCCGCTATTTGCTATGCCATGCCAGTTCAAATTTATGCGGCAAAGAATATTAAGAAAAAAAAATTGGTACCTTGGATAATCCACATATCACTGGCCTCCCCTATTCATTAC AGTAGCAACCGAGTACCAGGTGATCTCATGCCAGGTGTAGCACCCACAACCAAAAATTGCTCTGCTGGGAATTTTCTGGATAACAGCATCCCCACCATGCCAGAAATGCTGCAAAATGCTGAAACGGTACTAGAACCAGCCAACTCAAATGCAG ATATTACAGAATCAAAGTACCAGTCTGAGTGGCAACAACTTACATGTCCAGCAGATTGCCTTGTGGACAGTGAAATGAGCAACGAAAAAGAAGATCTGACTATAGATGAGGGTACCATAACAGTTTCCAGCGTTTACTCCCAAAA CCTATTTACGTCTTTGACTAATGCAATGGAAAATTTGGGCATCGATTTATCACAAGCCAGCGTCACCGTGCATGTAAATCTGGGCAGAAGAGCAGTTTCCAGAAGGTCTAATAATATATCCAGTGCAAAG TGA
- the LOC123411146 gene encoding transcription factor BIM2-like isoform X2, producing the protein MQNRVQPHPAGASSSASSGGDGSGSGFCLSDIMEIDAGSGGDHKAPGSPRSKHSATEQRRRCKINERFQILRDLVPQSDQKRDKATFLLEVIEYVKFLQEKVQKHEACAGGDWSQENTKLMPWVIHISLASPIPYRSVPAICYAMPVQIYAAKNIKKKKLVPWIIHISLASPIHYSSNRVPGDLMPGVAPTTKNCSAGNFLDNSIPTMPEMLQNAETVLEPANSNADITESKYQSEWQQLTCPADCLVDSEMSNEKEDLTIDEGTITVSSVYSQNLFTSLTNAMENLGIDLSQASVTVHVNLGRRAVSRRSNNISSAKGAHVILDA; encoded by the exons ATGCAGAACCGAGTACAACCCCATCCTGCCGGAGCCTCGTCCTCTGCCTCCAGCGGCGGAGACGGCTCTGGTTCAGGCTTCTGCCTCAGCGATATAA TGGAAATCGACGCTGGCAGCGGAGGAGACCACAAAGCACCGGGCTCCCCGAGGTCCAAGCATTCTGCTACCGAGCAGAGGCGTCGCTGCAAAATCAATGAGAG ATTTCAGATACTTCGGGATCTTGTACCACAAAGCGACCAGAAGAGAGATAAGGCCACATTCCTTTTGGag GTGATCGAATACGTCAAATTCTTACAAGAAAAGGTACAAAAGCATGAAGCATGTGCTGGTGGAGATTGGAGCCAGGAAAATACAAAATTGATGCCTTGGGTAATCCACATTTCACTGGCCTCCCCTATTCCCTACAGAAGTGTGCCCGCTATTTGCTATGCCATGCCAGTTCAAATTTATGCGGCAAAGAATATTAAGAAAAAAAAATTGGTACCTTGGATAATCCACATATCACTGGCCTCCCCTATTCATTAC AGTAGCAACCGAGTACCAGGTGATCTCATGCCAGGTGTAGCACCCACAACCAAAAATTGCTCTGCTGGGAATTTTCTGGATAACAGCATCCCCACCATGCCAGAAATGCTGCAAAATGCTGAAACGGTACTAGAACCAGCCAACTCAAATGCAG ATATTACAGAATCAAAGTACCAGTCTGAGTGGCAACAACTTACATGTCCAGCAGATTGCCTTGTGGACAGTGAAATGAGCAACGAAAAAGAAGATCTGACTATAGATGAGGGTACCATAACAGTTTCCAGCGTTTACTCCCAAAA CCTATTTACGTCTTTGACTAATGCAATGGAAAATTTGGGCATCGATTTATCACAAGCCAGCGTCACCGTGCATGTAAATCTGGGCAGAAGAGCAGTTTCCAGAAGGTCTAATAATATATCCAGTGCAAAG GGGGCACATGTGATATTAGATGCTTGA
- the LOC123411146 gene encoding transcription factor BIM2-like isoform X1, which produces MQNRVQPHPAGASSSASSGGDGSGSGFCLSDIMEIDAGSGGDHKAPGSPRSKHSATEQRRRCKINERFQILRDLVPQSDQKRDKATFLLEVIEYVKFLQEKVQKHEACAGGDWSQENTKLMPWVIHISLASPIPYRSVPAICYAMPVQIYAAKNIKKKKLVPWIIHISLASPIHYSSNRVPGDLMPGVAPTTKNCSAGNFLDNSIPTMPEMLQNAETVLEPANSNADITESKYQSEWQQLTCPADCLVDSEMSNEKEDLTIDEGTITVSSVYSQNLFTSLTNAMENLGIDLSQASVTVHVNLGRRAVSRRSNNISSAKEQKDTPAAN; this is translated from the exons ATGCAGAACCGAGTACAACCCCATCCTGCCGGAGCCTCGTCCTCTGCCTCCAGCGGCGGAGACGGCTCTGGTTCAGGCTTCTGCCTCAGCGATATAA TGGAAATCGACGCTGGCAGCGGAGGAGACCACAAAGCACCGGGCTCCCCGAGGTCCAAGCATTCTGCTACCGAGCAGAGGCGTCGCTGCAAAATCAATGAGAG ATTTCAGATACTTCGGGATCTTGTACCACAAAGCGACCAGAAGAGAGATAAGGCCACATTCCTTTTGGag GTGATCGAATACGTCAAATTCTTACAAGAAAAGGTACAAAAGCATGAAGCATGTGCTGGTGGAGATTGGAGCCAGGAAAATACAAAATTGATGCCTTGGGTAATCCACATTTCACTGGCCTCCCCTATTCCCTACAGAAGTGTGCCCGCTATTTGCTATGCCATGCCAGTTCAAATTTATGCGGCAAAGAATATTAAGAAAAAAAAATTGGTACCTTGGATAATCCACATATCACTGGCCTCCCCTATTCATTAC AGTAGCAACCGAGTACCAGGTGATCTCATGCCAGGTGTAGCACCCACAACCAAAAATTGCTCTGCTGGGAATTTTCTGGATAACAGCATCCCCACCATGCCAGAAATGCTGCAAAATGCTGAAACGGTACTAGAACCAGCCAACTCAAATGCAG ATATTACAGAATCAAAGTACCAGTCTGAGTGGCAACAACTTACATGTCCAGCAGATTGCCTTGTGGACAGTGAAATGAGCAACGAAAAAGAAGATCTGACTATAGATGAGGGTACCATAACAGTTTCCAGCGTTTACTCCCAAAA CCTATTTACGTCTTTGACTAATGCAATGGAAAATTTGGGCATCGATTTATCACAAGCCAGCGTCACCGTGCATGTAAATCTGGGCAGAAGAGCAGTTTCCAGAAGGTCTAATAATATATCCAGTGCAAAG GAGCAGAAAGACACGCCAGCCGCAAACTAA
- the LOC123411145 gene encoding probable E3 ubiquitin ligase SUD1 translates to MAAVPPPETALSSVADGSDDEDGDQCRICRFPAEADRPLRRPCACSGSIRFVHDDCLLRWLATSRQSRCEVCKREITISPLYAPNAPARLPLSEFMLGLANKVMGWVIVLLSLVVAVLVWEFIMPITTLWTWRLALSRSFAQVRHLLSLRLSATSFADGFYRFRFMPSVDTIFACVSIRRAFVRDLVHFRQLNGLARIGADAVAPFALWVARLETNLQNRFGGLDSLQVLALHTVEASLMVVIVDIGIAFMFGFVPFTLGRIILWCVSCFNFGNVDDVNSNASTAYILLIGYGFIFSLGVTFAGMHTFKQYSRGERLLIAIFFKILADGTCWLLSPFRWLHRIHAMVRKTFSLCQMFFRGIGKLITFANFSLNVINMVVVFPLLFGWSLDICTSKMFGATIHQRFKLMWASSFSSIALHWLTGCIFLMLRSKLSSLLRPILRRGVSIPFFYLAEEHNVKLCLREPFYIISFKKLPRLFAGIINVGMVFLVPVQIASGLAPKLFPLDITYFDPPTKGTSFWQAPRTYAELLSGIVLLRFLICNTLKYLQPSKLMEKILQNWFATTGQALDLLDLLTVQPADGACGHEVSNSVAPNDQYGSTYEAMANRRSVAVRMTLLVVLAWLTVVIFNTVMLIFPISIGRALLLAIPQLPVVGGLKFNDLFAFAVGFCTISTIIATSRDSFVYMTSGRTCLLASAICKWGITAVKSSPLLFIWIVIIPILIGLLVDFLLISPFKFLVDFLVMSPFIVPADDIPVLDFFSIWFLGLILLKFWTILAHWTRGVPFLAHFIDGRWDWKLTRAKDDGFAGLRAKWVLQDILMPITMKLVIVLCVPYVLAKGLFPRFGYSAAVNSAVYHFAWLGSLASCGLCYLAKVFWGALVKLHDSIRDERYIIGQRLQDYTDNS, encoded by the exons ATGGCCGCCGTCCCTCCGCCGGAGACTGCGCTCTCCTCCGTGGCGGACGGCTCGGATGACGAGGATGGGGACCAGTGCCGCATCTGCCGCTTCCCCGCCGAGGCGGATCGCCCTCTGCGCCGCCCCTGCGCCTGCAGCGGCAGCATCAGGTTCGTCCACGACGACTGCCTCCTCCGATGGCTCGCCACCAGCCGCCAGTCCCGGTGCGAG GTGTGCAAACGCGAGATCACCATCAGCCCTCTCTACGCTCCAAATGCTCCCGCGAGGCTGCCCCTTTCCGAATTCATGCTCGGCCTGGCCAACAAGGTCATGGGCTGGGTTATCGTGCTGCTCTCCCTCGTTGTCGCGGTCCTCGTCTGGGAATTCATCATGCCCATCACCACTCTCTGGACATGGCGCCTCGCTCTCTCCAGGAGCTTTGCTCAAGTGCGGCACCTGCTCTCCCTCCGCCTCTCCGCCACCTCCTTCGCAGATGGGTTCTACAGGTTCAGGTTCATGCCTTCCGTGGATACCATATTCGCCTGTGTTTCTATCAGAAGAGCCTTCGTCAGGGACCTTGTCCATTTTAGACAGCTCAACGGGCTTGCCAGAATTGGTGCTGACGCTGTTGCTCCATTTGCTCTCTGGGTTGCTCGCCTGGAAACTAACCTTCAGAACAGATTTGGGGGATTGGATAGCCTGCAAGTCCTTGCGCTGCATACCGTGGAAGCTTCCTTGATG GTGGTAATAGTTGACATAGGCATTGCTTTCATGTTTGGTTTTGTTCCCTTCACGTTGGGAAGGATAATCCTATGGTGTGTTTCGTGTTTCAATTTTGGAAATGTGGATGATGTCAACTCAAATGCTTCAACAGCTTATATCCTTTTAATTGGATATGGATTTATCTTTTCACTGGGTGTAACTTTTGCTGGGATGCATACTTTCAAACAATACTCGAGGGGAGAGCGCCTTCTGATAGCCATTTTCTTCAAGATCTTGGCTGATGGGACATGCTGGTTGTTGAGCCCCTTTAGATGGCTGCATCGTATACATGCAATGGTCCGCAAGACATTCTCTCTCTGCCAGATGTTCTTTAGAGGGATTGGAAAATTGATCACTTTTGCCAACTTTTCTCTTAATGTCATAAATATGGTTGTAGTATTCCCCTTGCTCTTTGGCTGGTCTCTTGATATCTGTACTTCGAAAATGTTTGGTGCAACAATACATCAAAGGTTCAAACTTATGTGGGCTTCATCCTTTTCTTCTATTGCTCTACATTGGCTTACTGGATGCATCTTTTTGATGCTACGCTCCAAGTTGTCCAGTCTTCTTCGCCCG ATACTGAGGCGAGGAGTTAGTATTCCATTTTTCTATCTTGCTGAAGAGCATAATGTGAAACTATGCTTGCGTGAACCATTCTATATTATTTCTTTCAAGAAGCTTCCTCGTCTTTTTGCTGGCATTATCAATGTTGGTATGGTCTTTCTTGTTCCTGTTCAAATCGCTAGTGGATTGGCACCTAAGTTGTTCCCGTTAGATATCAC CTACTTCGATCCTCCTACTAAGGGCACATCATTTTGGCAAGCGCCACGGACCTATGCAGAGTTACTTTCTGGCATTGTTCTTCTGAGGTTTCTCATTTGCAATACACTCAAATACCTTCAACCTAGCAAACTGATGGAGAAGATACTGCAAAATTGGTTTGCCACTACTGGACAAGCTCTTGATCTATTAGATTTGTTGACTGTCCAGCCTGCTGATGGAGCCTGTGGACATGAGGTTAGTAATAGCGTCGCACCAAATGACCAGTATGGCAGCACTTATGAAGCTATGGCTAATAG GAGATCTGTTGCAGTTCGAATGACACTGCTTGTAGTGCTAGCATGGTTGACTGTTGTGATATTCAACACTGTTATGCTTATCTTTCCAATCTCAATTGGGCGTGCATTATTGTTGGCCATCCCTCAGCTGCCAGTAGTAGGTGGATTGAAGTTCAATG ATCTGTTTGCATTTGCTGTTggattttgcaccatatcaactATTATTGCCACATCTAGAGATTCATTTGTCTACATGACTTCTGGGAGAACATGCCTTCTAGCTTCTGCTATCTGCAAGTGGGGTATAACTGCTGTGAAGAGCTCTCCACTTTTGTTCATATGG ATTGTTATCATTCCCATTCTGATAGGACTGCTGGTTGATTTTCTCCTGATATCACCCTTCAAGTTCCTGGTTGATTTTCTAGTCATGTCACCCTTTATAGTGCCCGCTGATGACATTCCAGTTCTAGACTTTTTCAGCATTTGGTTCCTGGGGCTgatattgctgaaattctggactattttg gCTCATTGGACAAGGGGCGTGCCTTTCCTGGCTCATTTCATTGATGGAAGATGGGACTGGAAGCTTACTCGGGCAAAGGATGATGGCTTTGCAGGGTTGAGGGCAAAGTGGGTCTTGCAAGATATATTGATGCCTATCACCATGAAGCTAGTGATTGTTCTGTGTGTTCCTTATGTGCTTGCGAAGGGCCTTTTCCCAAGGTTTGGCTACTCTGCTGCGGTGAATTCGGCAGTGTACCATTTCGCATGGCTGGGCAGCCTCGCCTCGTGTGGGCTCTGCTACCTTGCCAAGGTATTCTGGGGTGCCCTGGTGAAACTCCACGATTCTATCAGGGATGAGCGCTATATTATCGGGCAGAGGCTGCAAGACTACACTGACAATAGCTGA